The window AAATTCTTCTCTTGGCTCCTTTAAGGATGGGCCCCAAGGAATTTTTCTGACAAAAGAATCTGGCACCCTTCATTGGAGAGGCTTCCAGCTTTAGTCAATCTCAGGTCTACATAGTAACAACGAGCATCTGGAGAACAAGCAGTTAATGTGTATTTGTTAACCACACTATAATTTCCAGTCACTCCAAAGACGATGAAATAGATACAAATTTAACAAGATATGTACAAGATAATTGAGTGTAAGCACTAATAGGTAGACTAAAACAGTCCCTTTGAGTAATGAAATGCTTTTGTATTTTCAAGTGTGGTGATGGTTACAAACAACTTTACACAAAATTATAATGCTAGAGttgtacatgtacacacatacacgaatgcattattgcaaatttttaaatgatgaaagcGGTAGTATGTCTGTAGTATAGTTAACAGTAATGCGCCAGTACCAATTACTATATTATATCTCCAAAAAAAGGCATAATTGGAGGAAACAGGATGAAAGGTACAGGGCGTTTTATGTAGTGTTTTTGCAACTTCATGTAAGCTtacaattattaaaaaataaaatgttgaaaaataaatgactcagtggctaaaccctcacctgtAGGCACTGGGGTCCAATGTGggcaccagctgttccacttcccatccagctccctgcttgtggcctgggaaagcagtcgaggacggcccaaagccttgggaccctgcaccagtgtggaaacctggaagaggctcctggcttcggactggctcggctccagccactgcggccacttggggagtgaagcagtggatggaagacctttccccctctctctccttctttctgtagatctgtctttccagtaaaaataaatatttttaaaaactgcttggctttaaaaaataaataaatatgtaaataaataaataagaagaggTCAAGGAGAGGTTATCAGAATAATGTGAGGGCAAGTTTCTGAAACTTCTGCTTAAGGCAGTCTGGAACAAAGGTTTTCTATGAAGCATAAGGCAATTTGTGTACcttttttggaaataattttacattttatgggTAATATATAAGTATggatacacatacaaatacataaagtGTCTGCATTCTTACTCCCTTAACAGAGGCGAGCAACGTTTACCAATTTAATGTATATCTGCCCTAGAACTTTTAATACATTTATTCTCACGCACAGGTGTGCTGTAGATAAAATCATGATGTCACCTAATAACTTGGTGGCTCTCGAACTGTTCATTTTATGGAAAgtaaaggaaaggaggagagggaaggtaggcaggcaagaaggaaaaaaaaaaaaacttgatcaaACTTGATCATGTCTGCCAGACAATTGTTCAGTGCGTGTCTGTGTTAGCTGGCTCCCTTACAGGCACACAGAAAGCACTGAGCTGTGCAGCTCCGAGGATAAGCAAGCACTGGAAGACTTAGTGAGTCGCCCTGGTGACCACTGTAATGGGTCACAGTGAATTTACTTCTTAGTGACTTGTTTTCAATATGACGGTAAGGAAGAACAACAGTTGCCTTCTTCATTAAACAGCCTGCAAAAACCTGGTGGgcaggttttgttgttttctgttgctttcatctcttcaaaacactttcttctgattaaatcatccaatgactcatagatcatacagcagcatcattttcttcaagaaggttcttgattttcatttcttcagctacacgttagtcatttagtagcatgttatttaacttcatggtgttgttaatttcttttttttctccctgatgttgattttgttttgtggcttttcatttaatgggacggacagtagctgtgtaatggaaactgtcatatctagaaaCATGGTGtttaactccatggcattgtaaatttcgattttctttctattgttgattttgtatcatgacttttcatttgaggggatgtacagtagctgtgaaatggagactaacatccagttgtgaggatgcagtgtggtatgcatttctacttccaaagatggactcccaatgaaactatttactatgtcttgacaataggatgctggactctctgccattgtccatgcccgcaatgatgaacatatgactgtgtatgaagaactatattttagcaatgatatagagaaactaggtggggggagggagttggggaggggataaggaaagtGCCAgtagtctatggaactgtatcataaaatgataataataataataataataataaaatgtttttaaaaatttaacaaaaaacgGGTCAGGTTTCATTTGGGTTTCTATATAGATCAGATGAAAGCACGAATGGCCATTTAAGTACAGCAACAAAAATGAGGTGAGTAAAAGCAAAGGGAAGATGTCAAAGAACAAAGGACCCTGGGAAAATTCACCAATAATGACGTGCACGGAGACAGTAAAGACGCCAGAAAGCGGAAATGCACGCGCGTGGCGCTCGGTGCTGCTGACTGCTCGCGGCCAGTGCGCGGACCAGAAACGCGAACAAGGACAAGACAGAGCGCTGGGCCACCCAGAGAGCAGCTGTTCTAGGAGAGGACGGCGGGGACCCTGCGGCGCCGCCCGCCCCGCACCTCGCGGGCTTCCTGTTCCCAGAGAGGACGGCGGGGACCCCGTGAGGCGTGAGCGCGGGGCCGCCCAGAAAGCTTTCCGCACAGAACCCGGAACCCGCACCGCGGTCCGGGCCCTGCGGCACCGCCTGCCCCGCACCTTGCGGGCTTCCTCAGAGTCCGGACAGCAGCTCAGTGCGCAGGCTCGGAGAACACAGGCCCTGTGGGCGGGGCTGTGGGCGGAGCGGTGTGAGTGGGGCGGGGCTGTGCTAGTGGGGCGGTGCAGTGTGGGCGATGGGTGGGGAGATGGGCGGAGCCGtgtggccggggctgagccatgTGGGTGGGGCGGGGCGATGGGCGGGACTGTGTAGGAGGGGCGGGGCCCGGACCCTGCGGCACCTCCCGCACCGCACCTCGCGGGCTTCCTCAGAACTAGTCCGGACAGCAGGTCAGCGCGCAGGCTCCCAGAACACAGGCCATGTGGGCGGGGCGATGGGCGgggctgtggggggaggggagatgggcaGAGCCGTGTGCCGGGGCGGAGCCGTGTGAGTGGGGCGGGGAGATGGGCGGGCTGTGTGGAAGGGAGAGCCCAACAAGCAGGGCGGACCCAACAGACGGGACAGGGCTGTGTGAGAGGGCGGggctgtgtgggagggagggtcCAACAGACAGGGCTGTGTGAGTGGCGGCGAGGGGGCGGAGTGCTGAGGGTGGCTAGtcgggcaggaggaggaggagcccggGAGGAGGCAGGGCCCGGGGAGGAGGCGTGGCCCGGGGAGGAGGCAGAGACCGAGTTGGAGGCGGGGCcctgggaggaggaggcggagccCGGGTTGCAGGAGGCGGAGCCCAGGGAGGAGGCGGGGCCCGGGGAGGAGGCGGAGCCCGGGTTGGAGGAGGCGGAGCCCAGGGAGGAGGCGGGACCCGGCGAGGAGGCGGAGCCCGGGTTGGAGGTGGCGGAGCCCGTGGCAGGCGGGGCCCAAGAAGAGGCGGGGCCCACTAGTAGGTGGAGCCCTGACTGGAGGAGGAGGGGCCCAGGAGGAGgcggagcccaggcaggaggaggCGGAGCCCGTGGCAGTAGGGGCCCAGGAGGAGGCGGGGCCCGGGGAGGGCGGGGCGCCCAGTCCTCCCGGCGCCCACAGGGGTGTGCACGGCGACCCTGGCGGCCGCCCTCTGGGGTCCGGGCTCCCGCCGGGCGGACGGTCAGTGGGTGAGGACGAGGGGCGGCCCGGACCCATGGCGACGTCGGCGGCTGTgcctgcggcggcggcggcggccctgTCTGGCTTGGCGCTGCGGCTGTCGCGCTCGGCCGCGGCCCGCGGCTCCTATCGCGCCTTCTGCAAGGGGCTCACGCGCACGCTGCTCACTTTCTTCGACCTGGCCTGGCGGCTGCGCGTCAACTTCCCCTACTTCTACGTCGTGGCCTCGGTGATGCTCAACGTCCGCCTGCAGGTGCGGATCGAGTGAGCGCTCGTCCCGCCCCGGCCGCCGCAGGAAGCATGGCGGAGTTGCAGGGGAACGGCCCAGGACGCAGGCTGGGCGGCCCAGGACCCCCGGACTCCGGGTCCCCGCGGCTGGGGCGCGCGCCGCCACGGGCCACGGATCGCCAAGAAGTTCGAGGGCCCAGGTGCTTCGGGCTCCACATCACCGGAGGTCCCGCCGACCTGTTGCCACACATCGACCACGCTGGACAACCTGGAGAAAGGAATTCAGCTGCTGTAAACCCTGGGCCTGCCAGGACCGGAGCAGAGAGGTAAGGCCaccggtgtgtgtggggggggggggggcgtccaAAGGCCTCAGGTTGGTGGGCGGTGAGACGGATTGCAGTGGGAGGGTAGCTGGAGGCCTGAGATTGGGGGACGATGGGAGGGGACAGATTGGAGTTGGGGGTAGCGAGAAGCCTCAGATTGGGGGGGTGAGAGGACAGATTGGAGTTGGTGGGCAGTTGGAGGCCCTAGATTCAGGAGGGTGGAGAGGACAGATTGGAGTTGGGGCAGCTGGAGGCTGCAGGTTtggagggggtgggagaggacCGATTGCAGTAGGGGGGTAGCTGGAGGCCTCAGGTTGGGGGGCTGGTGAGAGCACAGATTGGAGTTGGGGCAGCTGGAGGCCTGAGGTTGGGGGCAGTGGGAGGGGACAGATTGGAGTTGGGAGCAGTTGGAGGCCTCAggttggggggcagtgggaggggACAGATTGGAGTTGGGGCAGCTGGAGGCTGCAGGTTTGGGGGGTGGTGGGAGAGGACAGATTGGAGTTGGGGGCAGCGAGAAGCCTCAGGTTGGGGGGGTGAGAGGACAGATTGCAGTAGGGGGGTAGCTGGAGGCCTGAGGTTGGGGGGCTGGTGAGAGCACAGATTGGAGTTGGGGAGCAGTTGGAGGCCTCAggttggggggcagtgggaggggACAGATTGGAGTTGGGGGGGTGAGAGGACAGATTGGAGCTGGGGGGCAGTTGGAGGCCCTAGATTCAGGAGGGTGGAGAGGAAAGATTGGAGTTGGGGCAGCTGGAGGCTGCAGGTTtggagggggtgggagaggacAGATTGCAGTAGGAGGGTAGCTGGAGGCCTCAGGTTGGGGGGCAGTGAGAGCACAGATTGGAGTTGGGGAAGAGTTGGAGGCCTGAggttggggggcagtgggaggggACAGATTGGAGTTGGGGCAGCTGGAGGCTGcaggtttggggggcagtgggaggagGATAAGCAGTGGAAGGAGCTGACAGGTTGGGATCACAGTGCTGGGGAGAGGTGATAGGAGGCCATAGGTTGGGTGGGGGCAGCCTGGGTGGTGGGAGGAGGCCACAGGCTGGATTAGTAAGGAGGCCGTCAGGGCTACATTGGGTTGGGGGAGCGAGCAGTTATGGTAGCAGCTAGAGTAGAGTTGGGGGGCAGCCTGAGAAAACCAGCCTGCTAAGCTTCCCGGATgaactgggggaaggggaggcagcCTGGGTTCTCCTCTGCTCCCTGTTAAGAGTCCATTGAGAGTGAGGGGAGGCGGTGACCTCAGCATCTTGATCACCAGCGGACAGATAGGGCCTCCCCTCCTGCCCATAGCACGGTCCCAGGGGACCAATCCTGTCACTTAACCCCCAACAAGGAGGGCAGTGGATGGGGGTGGGGACGGAAAGGGCTTGGGGGAGGAAAGAAGAACCTGCCCTTCGCCTGCACACTTTGTGAGTGGGATAAGATAAGAAGTGTGGTTCTCTTCTGAACCAAACCCCAGATCTGTCTCTTCTGAGCCCTCAGGCCCTTGACGCTCCCTGCAGCTCCCCCACAGTCCTTCACAATCTGCCTCCTGTCTCGACTTTGGGTCCTAGAGATGGACAGatgtccacctgctcctgctggtTCCTTTTGCAAACCCTCGCCCCTGTCTGAGGGCATCCTCCTAACCAAGGCACTTGAAGACAGGGAAGAGGCAGGTTTCTCCCTATCCCCTCTCCTGGTGGCCGTGTCtacccctgctccccacagctcCTGACAAGATTGCCTAGCACCCTACAGGCCCATCCTACAGCCCTGGGTGCCCGAGTAGCCACTCTGTACTGAAGGGACTTGGGGAGATGGGAGGAACCCCTTGAACAGACAGCAGCTCTCAGGCGCGGCAGGGGGAGCAGTTGGAGAAAGGAGATGACAGAGAAGGCAACATGCAAACAAGACCATCTCTGGGCAGCCTGGCAACTTTAaagtctccatctctttctctttcaggaaTTGGCTTTTGTATGTGATGACCAGCTGCTTCTCCGGCCCTGGCATGTGGCAGGTCCCTGCCCATGGGtgtccctggcctggccctgcgtTCAGAGCAGCTGAGTGAGGGTCTGCCCTGGAAGAGGGGAAGGACCTCCTGGGTGGAGATCCTAGCCTGGACAGGCGCCCAGAGTGATGGAGTGGTCTGGGAATCAGGTCCTGGCTTGGGGAGGATTGACGTGTTCCCTGGGCACCAAGGTCTCCTAGCAACTCCCTGGAGGAGTCATGTTCTCCCTTCCCAGTGACTGGGGAATCAGGCTCTGGGATGGCGTGGGGTTTGCTCTTGTCACAGTACAAAGAGATGGAGCTGAGgctgtttctgtgtcttctgtgCCCCGCCCTCCTCCTCAGTTCTCCAAGCTCTGGCATTGTACGGTCAGGAGGGGAACACAGGGCTCCCAGGGGACCCAGGACCAGGTGTAGGAAGTCCAGGGAACTGCCTTTCCTGGGATTGGTATAGACAGTCACAGGCAAGGCTAGAAGGGCAGTGCACTGAGATGGGCGGGGGTTCGGGGAGGGCAAGAGAGATGGGTCTCAGAGCTGCTGGGGAGCCAAGTGCCACCAGAAAACCTAAGCTTCACACCCCAGCCTTGACCAGAGACTTTTCTGCAGTTTTGTAGCACAAGCCGGTCAGCAGGGACAGTAGTGGTGGCATGCTTCCTGGGACCTGATGTAACGGGGAGGATCAAGGGTGAACTGTGGGGTGTGATGAGATTGGGACCCATGGCATGactccatctctctgtccctgtcccccaGGCTCAGCTCCACATTCCCGAAACCACACAGGAGAGCCTCATCCAGATGGGCCTCGATGGGTGCTGGAGGTGCAAGGTGTGCTGCACAGTGGCGTCCCCGAAGGGTCACGTGCGGCCCAAATGCAAGCCAAGAGAGAAGAGACCCTGGCCTTCACCAGCCGTCCTGGGTTGGTGGCTTGAAGCCCCTGTTCTGAGTTCCTGGGATGGAAAGCTGCAGCGCCCTGCTCAACTCTAGGGACAGAGTCATCCAGGGATCAAGCCCTGTGCCCAGAGCTGGGGTCCTGGGCGAATTTCTCTGTCTGCCTCAAGAGTGGGTAGTGGCTGGCTGCCACATGACCCCGTGCAGTTGTCCATAGCCACATCCTGATGACATCCTTCCTTTTCTAGTCCTTCTGGCCCCCTCACCCATGGCTGCCCTGCCCACCAAGGGTCACCTCTGGGAACCTCTCAGCACAGCTGTCTGGGGGCAGTTCCTGAGGGACAGAAGTGTCAGAGGgctggaagggagaggaagagccaGGGCCTTCTTGGGGCTGCTACATTGATGTGGCCCCTTCAGAGCCCTGCCTCACATGGGGGACAGGGTCACCGACTGCAGCCGTTCGTGGGCCAGCCTGGAATGGGGAGGACGGCTTTCCCCTGAGTGTGCATGCGCTTAGTGTGAGAGTGGGGGAAAGGAGCTGTCAGGGTGCCCCAGCCTTCCTCCTGCCAGGGGTTTGCCTAGGACCAAGGCTGCTGTTCCCCTACGGGAAGGAAGGGGTGCAGCCTCAGGAGCCACACCCCAGGGCAGCCCACTGCATGAAGATCCTAACCCAGTTCAGAGTGGCACTGTGCTCGCAGTGGCTTTGGCCATGGCTGTCTTGACCAGAAGCTCTTGGCCCTCTGAACATCGTGTTCCTGCCTCCATTGGGCAAAGTAGTTAGCAAGCCTCTGCCTTCCTACGCTGTTCTCGCCACCGCTTTTCCCGCGGGGCCCTTGCCGCATGGCAGGGTCTCCATGCACTTTATATTTATTTGCAGTCAGTTTTCCAGGCGGTGGAGCTTTGCACGTTCAGATACCAGCCTGAATGAtgtctgtgttctgtgtgtgagTAAGTATGTATTGGTCTGTCAGGTGTtcttgtttctgttgttgttgcactgttgtctctaagTTACAAAGAAAAGTCCTGAGTCCAGGACCCTGCAGTACCATCTCGAGGTCTGTTTCTGGTTGGGTGAGATGCAATAGCCTTGGAGGAGGGAGGCCCAGTGGTGAGCTGTTtctcccatggccttgggccagaGCTAGGGGCTAAGGCGGAGCCGTGGCAGGGACAGCCCCCTCTTCAGTCTGCTGCCAATGGCCCAGCCTTGACAGCAACCACTACCCCATGAGAAGCAAGCAGCCCAGCCACTGGCTCGGGAGGTGGCAATTGGCCCTGCTCACTTCCCATATTCAAACACCTGAGATCTAAGTCTTTTCCATTGTTGAGTCTGACAGTCAGTCAGACCCCAGAGTGGGCAGGGGTGAAGGGAAGTGACAGACCCTCCACAGGCACTTTGTGTGTCTCAGAGTCTTCTATAGCAGCAGGTGGTCAAGTCCCCACTGCCCTCCGGGGACAGGCCTCGGGGTGCCTTGGGGAACATATGCACCCGTGGGTCCTGGAAACCTTTGCTTTCCTACCTTTCACCTCAGGCCCAGACACCCAGCCCCACTGCCATCAGCTCACTAATGAAGCAGGCCAGGGACTCTGGGGCTGGAAGAGTTGGCCAGCAGGTAAGagactggggagggggcaggagagaggaCTGGGGAGGCCTGTGGAGGAGAAGGGCAGGACATTGGTGGGACATTGGGGTACATTGGAAGATGGTCGATGGGCTCCCAGTGTGAGACATCTTGAAGAGGCAGGACCAGGTTCAGATAGGAACACAGCCTGAGGACGGGGCCCTGGGAATACTCATTGTCACCACCAAGGGCTTTccagagggacagagcaccctagAGAAGAACTTTCCAATAGCACTGGTGGCCGTACTCAGTGACACAGTCCTTGAGTTCCTGGTCCTGTGTTCACACTGTTCTGTTCATCCCCAAAGACCTCACCCCCAGCCCAGGGATCAGATCTCCAGCAAACTGAGGTGGGAGAGCAGTGTGATGACAGGGACCGCCTCCCACACCCTCTGCCCAGCTGGTTGGTCCTGCACTGGTGAAGGACAGCACCCAGGCACCCCTAGGCCCAGTCCTTACTGTGTGGCGCTGGGCACACCATGCGCTTCCATGTGTTTGTAGTAAGGATCtgtcaagtgtgtgtgtgcattaggTGGGAGAAGTCGGGTCAGTAAGGGTCATCTGGTCTTCCCTGGAGCAGCCTTATAAATAAAAACCAGGTGACAGGGACTGACAACCAAAGGGAGCCTGCCATATGCCAGGCACAGGTACTTGTATCCGTAATCTCAGCATAATCCCGTTATACTCATTTTACAGAGAAACCGAGTCTCAAACAGATCCCCGACCGGATctcttcttgctgctgctgcggggCAGAGGACAGGGCTGGCAGCACAGCAGGTTGGCAGGAGGGACCATGTCTTTTGTGGATGAGGTCCAGCTGACAAGACATCCAGGCGCTGGGATGAGGGGCAGTTCTGGAGGTCCTCTTCATattgagctccctgctgggaagagCTGGGACCACACTGGGATGAGCtgacctctctcttcctctccatcccaCTGCTGGAGACTGAAGTGGGAGCTGAACAATGGAGTTAGGAGGGGGCAGTTAGCTGGGAGGACAGTTTCAGGGGCACTGGAGCACATACAGTCAGAAAGGCAAAATGGAAAGAGGActgggggtcagcactgtggcacagtgggtataGCCTGCCAGTGATGCCGTTACCCCATAAGGACACctatttgagacctggctgctctatgTCCAGTCCAACTCcccaatacacctgggaaaagcagtagaggatgtcccggAGTGTGGGTCCatgttcccacatgggaaacacagaaaaaacttctggctgctggctttggcctggccccactcTGGGCATTATGGcaattttactattattttctaAACTCAAAGCTGtactgtatctttaaaaaaaagatttagttattttttatttgaaatgcagatagtgagaagacagagagagcttagctgatccaaaactaggaacctcttctgggtctcctacacgggcagagtcccaaggacctgagccctcctctgctgctttcgcagtcCATAGACaaggcgctggatcagaagtggaacagctgggacacatacCGTCACCCCTATGGGAAGCTGGTActtttgcaggtggaagattagcctgcttgCATCAGTCCCTGTGCCGTCGCTCCTGTATGGCAATTTCATTGTGTATTTCTAAGTGAACTCATTGACAGAGTAAGCTATTTGGGGGCTTGGTTGTCTttttttgtgttcattttgtttgtttttattatttatctgcATTGTTGCAGGAGAGACACTGATATGTTATTGTGGATAAATGCTGTGGCAAATCATGATGTATTTCTTAATATATATTCCTAGAGACAGAGGACACTCACGGCACGATTGACCCCCTCCACAATCCTAGACCGGAGATGCTCTCCAGTTGTGAATTGGAGCTTTCTGAGACCAGCATGCCAATTTTATGTTacaacaggtttttaaaaatgattaactaCCATTCATTGCCTCAAGCAGGGTTCATTGCTCTCTCGGAGTTTAATGGAATGTAGAATTTAACACTGTGACTCTCAAAGGCTTTCCCCTTCCCCATCAACTCCCATTCATAACTAGAGTTAAAGCCAGTCtcccaggatggagcacatgatgctctcctcccctccacttTACCTGGACTTAAGAACCCCAAATTTGTAACTATCTCAATTTGACATGTTGAAACAGTCTAATTTGACCTTTTACTTTGCATTCCTTTCAATACAAATCAGGACTAAATATTTTATATGCCTACTGGC is drawn from Ochotona princeps isolate mOchPri1 chromosome X, mOchPri1.hap1, whole genome shotgun sequence and contains these coding sequences:
- the SMIM10L2A gene encoding small integral membrane protein 10-like protein 2A isoform X1; the protein is MAELQGNGPGRRLGGPGPPDSGSPRLGRAPPRATDRQEVRGPRCFGLHITGGPADLLPHIDHAGQPGERNSAAVNPGPARTGAERNWLLYVMTSCFSGPGMWQLHIPETTQESLIQMGLDGCWRCKVCCTVASPKGHVRPKCKPREKRPWPSPAVLGWWLEAPVLSSWDGKLQRPAQL
- the SMIM10L2A gene encoding small integral membrane protein 10-like protein 2A isoform X2; this translates as MATSAAVPAAAAAALSGLALRLSRSAAARGSYRAFCKGLTRTLLTFFDLAWRLRVNFPYFYVVASVMLNVRLQVRIE